Proteins found in one Candidatus Binatia bacterium genomic segment:
- a CDS encoding NYN domain-containing protein, with amino-acid sequence MQLAVFIDFDNIEIGVKTTLNNELDLALVLDALRERGEVVAKSAYGDWGRAGNHSRTLTEHAVHMVQRNVTPRGDKNGGDINLVVDALEMAFTRPHINAFAIVGGDSDFMSLVEKLKQFGKRVLVVGGRSFTSGILQRNCHEFIAYENLLSGGRGGGGGGRSRRSGSSASSSGRLSLKDGFDKVQRGLKVLADRGVQPQLGPLKSTLLQLDPTFSERDYGTSSFRDFISKLEGKHQLSMTRIDQGYLVELTGEPIEPGENGAGAEENGAEGDGDEAEVTADAAAASKSAEEAMDLLRQAVEKLGDLRPGKPTYVRHMAQAMRGVDPDFDEEQYGFRTLTELMHMGEREGIVKMQRDRQGAWRVTAGAPSDSSGGSTAGAATDGPEDAASDADVEDAAAEAAASLGGDEGDAEAKPAKKKSAAKKKKAPAKKKTAAKKKTAAKKSTAKKSAAKKTTAKKAAKKEEPAADDE; translated from the coding sequence TTGCAGCTAGCCGTATTCATCGACTTCGACAACATTGAGATCGGCGTCAAAACGACGCTTAACAACGAACTGGATCTCGCTCTCGTACTCGACGCCTTGCGCGAACGAGGAGAGGTCGTCGCAAAGAGTGCCTACGGGGACTGGGGACGCGCCGGCAACCACAGCCGCACGCTGACCGAACACGCGGTGCACATGGTGCAGCGCAACGTCACTCCGCGCGGCGACAAGAACGGCGGCGACATCAACTTGGTCGTCGACGCTCTCGAGATGGCCTTTACCCGGCCGCACATCAACGCTTTCGCCATCGTCGGCGGCGACTCGGACTTCATGTCGCTCGTCGAAAAGCTGAAGCAGTTCGGCAAGCGCGTGTTGGTCGTCGGTGGGCGGTCGTTCACCAGCGGGATCCTTCAGCGGAACTGCCACGAGTTCATCGCGTACGAGAACCTGCTTTCGGGTGGCCGCGGCGGCGGCGGCGGCGGTCGCTCGCGGCGAAGCGGCAGCTCGGCATCTTCGAGCGGCCGTCTCTCGCTCAAGGACGGGTTCGACAAGGTCCAGCGTGGACTCAAGGTCCTGGCCGACCGGGGCGTGCAGCCGCAGCTAGGCCCCCTGAAGAGCACTCTGCTGCAGCTCGATCCGACCTTCAGCGAGCGCGACTACGGCACGTCTTCCTTCCGTGACTTCATCTCGAAGCTCGAAGGCAAGCACCAGCTGTCGATGACGCGGATCGATCAGGGCTACCTGGTCGAGCTGACCGGTGAGCCCATTGAGCCCGGTGAGAACGGGGCCGGGGCCGAAGAGAACGGTGCAGAGGGCGACGGTGACGAGGCCGAGGTCACGGCCGACGCCGCCGCGGCGAGCAAGTCGGCCGAAGAGGCCATGGATCTTCTGCGACAGGCCGTCGAAAAGCTCGGCGATCTGCGGCCGGGCAAGCCCACGTACGTTCGTCACATGGCGCAGGCGATGCGCGGCGTGGATCCGGACTTCGACGAAGAGCAGTACGGCTTCCGGACCCTCACTGAGCTCATGCACATGGGTGAGCGCGAGGGCATCGTCAAGATGCAGCGTGATCGCCAGGGTGCCTGGCGGGTGACCGCGGGGGCGCCTTCCGACAGCTCCGGTGGGTCGACCGCAGGGGCCGCTACCGACGGACCCGAAGACGCGGCGAGCGACGCTGACGTCGAGGATGCGGCTGCCGAGGCGGCCGCATCGCTCGGGGGCGATGAAGGCGACGCCGAGGCCAAGCCTGCCAAGAAGAAGTCGGCAGCCAAGAAGAAGAAGGCTCCGGCCAAGAAGAAGACGGCCGCGAAGAAGAAGACCGCGGCGAAGAAGAGCACGGCCAAGAAGAGCGCCGCCAAGAAGACGACGGCGAAGAAGGCCGCTAAAAAGGAAGAACCGGCCGCAGACGACGAGTAG
- a CDS encoding DEAD/DEAH box helicase has product MSVDETHVPLQPLSAWLPTLAAARILDLTGSRAWARAHAHAEHIDGKPRAISGKLVRAVMTEEDGDSCSINVGMGEEGALACLCDCEGFTTDPPCGHVAGLLLALANNRPLRDDLSGGLGPNEDDPAREAKQRSDVRELVRRRGIDVEGAQRTFAPAQLLDLTFESWRRRGEVRPIGPATYSIDVEYDSSRPEEPPQLRVRVLPEGARKPFSPDELESRRLPATEWRILEPLAHSLSGTREFTAAGAAACTFLERAADAGLVLNGEGAECVAAITTAQLRPSLDLRDARHGELTAHRVVADDDADRREQEKELHEAWVAYTAIVGSIEEKRFLDLLSIATHEPMPQASDLKVLEAHWIAADQDGAPSYLPLPAALEDSVVFRGASTWVFLRRSRTFARVVPDVGHIALARLLENPSILLTRDDVPRLPAMLSEHFLREGIGLPRRDALGLPPLPKPHIVLQVGGSVFAVEARIEARYERERVDLEPDTCANVWNDQRDGEAERAAVDAVASTSLRLSARRGRRRGRAPADANQGPVYRGDGERAVTFWTHELPEIVARAGRGGSIDEIIVPADLRNVTVREPVRSHLEARSAKSGLMDVALAFGAEGIRADVDEIRAAMAAKRRWVKLTDGSIASLSGRVAELAAASDGTLGDDGKAELPRHALGETKLWGELADEVTIDETVSGWTDRLRALDVAATPHPVPGLRAELRSYQEVGLAWLQFLADLGVGGILADDMGLGKTIQALAVLSWRNHRDGHAPSLVVAPTSVAPNWIREAKRFVPDLKTLLLHGADRHARADEVPDSDIVVTTYALLRRDIQRLRDVRFRYVILDEAQHIKNHTAATTAAARALDAESRLALTGTPLENRLLELWSIVDFVNPGMLGTWREFSRRWERPVEDAIGERASAAEAGVSVPAELPTASGGAEAASLRARIRPFLLRRTKSEVQRDLPPKIESDIVVELTPPQRRAYAALAAATREDLGKRMASEGFEKSRMVILTALLRLRQMACDPRLVDPKHAAEDSAKLGAFRELVSEVIASGRRALVFSQFVQLLTLLREDLDAQKIQYAYLDGRTRDREAAIDEFVEGTMPVFLLSLRAGGTGINLSAADVVIHLDPWWNPAVEEQATDRAHRIGQEKTVSVYRIVAAGTIEEGILRLKERKRALARAVIGDGEPGLPRGLSESDIDDLLSF; this is encoded by the coding sequence GTGTCGGTTGACGAAACGCATGTCCCTCTCCAACCGCTCTCGGCCTGGCTCCCTACGCTGGCTGCAGCGCGAATTCTCGACCTCACCGGCTCCCGAGCCTGGGCCCGCGCGCATGCGCACGCCGAACACATCGACGGAAAGCCCCGAGCCATCAGTGGCAAGCTAGTCCGCGCGGTGATGACCGAGGAGGATGGCGACTCCTGTTCGATCAACGTCGGCATGGGCGAAGAAGGTGCCCTTGCCTGCCTGTGTGATTGCGAGGGGTTCACGACCGACCCGCCCTGCGGTCACGTCGCCGGACTTCTCCTCGCCCTCGCGAACAATCGCCCTCTGCGCGACGATCTGTCGGGCGGACTCGGACCCAACGAAGACGATCCCGCGCGCGAGGCCAAGCAACGATCGGACGTGCGTGAGCTGGTACGGCGGCGTGGCATCGACGTCGAAGGCGCCCAGCGGACCTTCGCGCCAGCGCAGCTCCTCGACCTCACGTTCGAGAGCTGGCGACGTCGGGGCGAGGTTCGACCGATCGGCCCCGCGACGTACTCCATCGACGTCGAGTACGACTCTTCCCGACCAGAAGAACCACCGCAGCTCCGTGTCCGAGTCCTTCCCGAAGGTGCACGCAAGCCGTTCAGCCCCGACGAGCTCGAATCGCGGCGTCTACCCGCAACCGAGTGGCGCATCCTCGAGCCGCTCGCGCACTCCCTGTCGGGCACGCGGGAATTCACCGCAGCCGGCGCCGCCGCCTGCACGTTCCTCGAACGCGCCGCGGATGCCGGCCTAGTGCTGAACGGCGAAGGCGCGGAATGCGTCGCCGCGATCACGACGGCGCAACTGCGCCCGTCGCTCGATCTGCGGGATGCGCGCCACGGCGAGCTCACCGCTCATCGCGTCGTTGCCGACGACGACGCCGACCGCCGGGAGCAGGAAAAGGAACTGCACGAGGCCTGGGTCGCCTACACGGCGATCGTCGGGTCGATCGAAGAGAAGCGCTTCCTCGACTTGCTGAGCATCGCCACGCACGAACCGATGCCCCAGGCCTCCGACCTGAAGGTCCTGGAAGCCCACTGGATAGCGGCGGACCAGGACGGCGCCCCGAGCTACCTGCCCCTGCCCGCCGCGCTCGAGGACAGCGTCGTCTTTCGCGGCGCCAGCACGTGGGTGTTCCTGCGCCGCAGCCGGACGTTTGCCCGCGTCGTCCCCGACGTCGGCCACATCGCGCTGGCCCGGCTTCTCGAGAACCCGTCCATTCTTCTCACGCGCGACGACGTCCCCCGACTGCCCGCAATGCTCTCCGAGCACTTCCTGCGCGAGGGCATTGGCCTGCCCCGCCGCGACGCGCTCGGACTTCCTCCACTGCCGAAGCCGCACATCGTCCTGCAGGTCGGCGGATCCGTCTTCGCAGTCGAGGCGCGTATCGAGGCGCGGTACGAGCGCGAGCGCGTAGATCTCGAGCCGGATACGTGCGCGAACGTCTGGAACGACCAACGCGACGGCGAGGCAGAACGCGCCGCCGTCGACGCCGTCGCATCGACCTCCCTGCGCCTCAGTGCTCGGCGCGGCCGACGGCGCGGACGCGCGCCCGCCGATGCGAACCAAGGCCCCGTGTACCGCGGCGACGGCGAACGCGCCGTCACGTTCTGGACGCACGAACTGCCCGAGATCGTGGCCCGCGCCGGCCGCGGCGGCTCGATTGACGAGATCATCGTGCCAGCCGACCTCCGCAACGTCACCGTGCGCGAGCCGGTGCGGTCGCACCTCGAGGCGCGCTCGGCGAAGAGCGGGCTGATGGATGTTGCCCTCGCGTTTGGAGCCGAGGGTATCCGCGCCGACGTCGACGAGATTCGCGCCGCAATGGCGGCGAAACGACGCTGGGTGAAACTCACCGACGGGAGCATCGCCTCGCTGTCCGGCCGGGTCGCGGAACTCGCTGCGGCATCGGACGGCACACTCGGCGACGACGGGAAGGCCGAGCTGCCGCGCCACGCCCTGGGCGAAACGAAACTCTGGGGCGAGCTTGCCGACGAGGTCACGATCGACGAAACGGTCTCCGGCTGGACCGACCGCCTCCGCGCACTCGATGTCGCCGCCACGCCGCACCCGGTCCCCGGACTGCGCGCCGAACTTCGCAGCTACCAGGAAGTCGGGCTCGCCTGGCTGCAGTTCCTCGCCGATCTCGGAGTCGGCGGCATTCTCGCCGACGACATGGGCCTCGGAAAGACCATTCAGGCTCTCGCCGTCCTCTCCTGGCGCAACCATCGAGACGGGCACGCGCCCTCCCTCGTCGTCGCACCGACTTCCGTCGCACCCAACTGGATCCGAGAAGCGAAGCGCTTCGTCCCCGACTTGAAGACCCTGCTGCTGCACGGGGCCGACCGCCATGCCCGGGCCGACGAAGTCCCCGACAGCGACATCGTCGTCACGACGTACGCGCTTCTGCGCCGCGACATCCAACGGCTGCGCGACGTCCGCTTCCGCTACGTAATCCTGGACGAAGCCCAACATATCAAGAATCACACCGCGGCGACGACCGCGGCCGCGCGAGCACTCGACGCCGAATCACGGCTCGCGCTGACCGGTACGCCTCTGGAGAACCGCCTCCTAGAGCTCTGGTCGATCGTCGACTTCGTGAACCCCGGCATGCTGGGTACCTGGCGCGAGTTCAGCCGCCGGTGGGAGCGTCCGGTCGAAGACGCGATCGGCGAACGCGCCTCTGCGGCCGAAGCCGGCGTCTCGGTCCCCGCGGAGCTGCCGACGGCGAGCGGCGGAGCGGAAGCAGCGAGCCTCCGCGCCCGCATCCGACCGTTCCTGCTGCGCCGAACGAAATCCGAGGTCCAGCGAGATCTCCCGCCGAAGATCGAGAGCGACATCGTCGTCGAGCTCACGCCCCCACAGCGGCGCGCGTACGCGGCGCTGGCAGCAGCCACGCGCGAGGACCTTGGGAAGCGGATGGCCTCCGAGGGCTTCGAGAAGAGCCGGATGGTGATCCTGACGGCACTCCTGCGGCTTCGGCAGATGGCCTGCGATCCCCGCTTGGTCGACCCGAAGCATGCGGCGGAGGACTCGGCGAAGCTGGGCGCGTTCCGAGAACTCGTCTCCGAGGTCATCGCGAGCGGGCGGCGAGCGCTGGTCTTCAGCCAGTTCGTCCAGCTCCTCACACTACTGCGCGAAGATCTCGACGCGCAGAAGATTCAGTATGCCTACCTCGACGGACGCACCCGCGACCGCGAAGCCGCGATCGACGAATTCGTCGAAGGGACAATGCCGGTCTTCCTGCTGAGCCTCCGGGCCGGCGGCACGGGCATCAATCTGTCCGCGGCCGACGTCGTGATCCACCTCGATCCCTGGTGGAACCCGGCGGTCGAGGAGCAAGCCACCGACCGAGCGCACCGCATCGGACAGGAGAAGACCGTGTCGGTCTACCGGATCGTTGCAGCGGGAACGATCGAGGAAGGCATCCTTCGCCTGAAGGAGCGCAAGCGGGCTTTGGCTCGCGCCGTGATCGGCGACGGGGAACCGGGCTTGCCTCGGGGACTCTCCGAGTCCGACATCGACGATCTGTTGAGCTTCTGA
- a CDS encoding MaoC family dehydratase, translating to MQEIRFDDLDTLNAKITGEYGEYGPAMTVTQEMINQFAELTGDRQWIHVDVERAKKESPFGGPIAHGFLTLSLLPNLRSADGYRITGHGNAVNYGANKLRFLAPVPSGAQIKSRSRLKGVEAKPKGTMISNEIEVGIEGSQTPALVYEMLVLYNPPRG from the coding sequence ATGCAGGAAATCCGTTTCGACGATCTCGACACCCTGAACGCCAAGATCACCGGTGAGTACGGCGAGTATGGTCCGGCGATGACCGTGACCCAGGAGATGATCAACCAGTTCGCGGAGCTCACGGGGGATCGCCAATGGATTCACGTGGACGTGGAGCGCGCGAAGAAGGAAAGCCCTTTCGGCGGCCCGATCGCGCACGGTTTCCTGACGCTCAGCCTCCTGCCCAATCTGCGTTCGGCTGACGGGTATCGCATCACCGGGCACGGCAATGCCGTGAACTACGGGGCGAACAAGCTGCGTTTCCTCGCTCCCGTGCCGTCCGGAGCCCAGATCAAGTCCCGCTCACGGCTCAAGGGCGTCGAAGCCAAGCCCAAGGGCACGATGATCAGCAACGAGATCGAGGTGGGCATCGAGGGCTCGCAGACGCCGGCCCTCGTGTACGAAATGCTCGTACTCTACAACCCGCCCCGGGGCTGA
- a CDS encoding Smr/MutS family protein: MAPDGRVDGDPKEEVGMDDDSAWEQAMSDVEPLDEDVGEPEAGETQKGPETGLAEHFRQRQDATPTVTGDTTFAFDRRTYERLKEGHIKIEAQVDLHGCTQEEAFVSVNKFLDEAWFEGRRCLLVITGTGTARDGGGVLRSAVPGWITDGAHRERLIGIGPADNRHGGAGALYVLLRRPKDPVIG; this comes from the coding sequence ATGGCCCCAGATGGTCGCGTGGACGGGGATCCAAAAGAAGAAGTAGGGATGGACGACGACTCCGCCTGGGAACAGGCGATGTCCGACGTCGAGCCGCTGGACGAGGACGTTGGCGAGCCGGAGGCCGGTGAAACGCAGAAGGGGCCCGAGACCGGGCTGGCAGAGCACTTTCGCCAACGACAGGACGCCACGCCGACCGTGACGGGCGACACCACGTTCGCCTTCGACCGCCGCACGTACGAGCGCCTCAAAGAGGGGCATATCAAGATCGAGGCCCAGGTCGACCTGCACGGCTGCACGCAGGAAGAGGCGTTCGTCTCTGTGAACAAATTCCTCGACGAAGCCTGGTTCGAGGGCCGGCGCTGCCTGCTCGTCATCACTGGGACGGGGACGGCGCGTGACGGTGGCGGTGTTTTGCGCTCCGCCGTCCCGGGTTGGATCACCGACGGTGCCCACCGCGAGCGCCTCATCGGGATCGGCCCCGCCGACAACCGTCACGGCGGCGCCGGTGCGCTCTACGTTCTGCTGCGTCGCCCCAAAGACCCCGTAATCGGGTAG
- the clcA gene encoding H(+)/Cl(-) exchange transporter ClcA, giving the protein MADRPDNAEEAIQDPGPSSRAVRRQMRDFLRTHEQRRRQLPRALLVGVLAGLVAVGFQWSLEAANHARDFVFERAREIGWYGIFGAMGFSAIGVSFALFMVRRVEPDASGSGIPHVKAVLYHLREFHWAKVLPVKFVGGVSGIGAGLALGREGPTIQMGAAIGQMVSRWFPCTPRERQTLIAAGSGAGLSAAFNAPLAGLVFVLEEVQKDFAPAVFTVTLIASVTADVTARSLYGHLPVFHVGTYPIPSLASLPFFFLLGALAGLVGIAFNRALVASIEIFAKIKPWPFWVTGSLVGIVLALVGWFFPGTLAGGHGLVEATLGGALPLEMLVGFFLLRFALTMVSYGTGAPGGIFAPMLVLGAALGMITGDLASAGFPEAVSHSKTFAVVGMAAVFAAVVRAPLTAIVLMVEMTGDYSLVLPLLVAVLTAGGLADYLNDKPIYEVLLRRDLERWQEKPQLAETLLLELNISSGAPFEGKKVRELGLPPGCILITVTRGVTAEVPTAEFTLEAGDRITVVVAPQAAEAVPLLHLGVAGDGS; this is encoded by the coding sequence ATGGCCGATCGTCCCGACAACGCCGAGGAGGCCATCCAGGATCCCGGCCCGTCGTCGCGAGCCGTTCGACGCCAGATGCGCGACTTCCTCCGCACGCACGAGCAGCGTCGGAGGCAGCTCCCGCGCGCGTTGCTCGTCGGTGTTCTCGCGGGACTGGTCGCGGTCGGTTTCCAGTGGTCGCTCGAGGCTGCGAACCACGCTCGCGACTTCGTGTTCGAGCGCGCGAGAGAGATCGGCTGGTACGGGATCTTCGGGGCGATGGGTTTCTCGGCGATCGGTGTTTCGTTCGCGCTGTTCATGGTGCGACGCGTAGAGCCCGACGCGTCGGGCAGCGGCATCCCGCACGTCAAGGCCGTCCTCTATCACCTGCGAGAGTTCCACTGGGCGAAGGTCCTGCCGGTGAAGTTCGTCGGCGGCGTCTCGGGGATCGGCGCGGGCCTCGCGCTCGGTCGCGAGGGCCCGACGATTCAAATGGGCGCGGCGATTGGCCAGATGGTGAGCCGCTGGTTTCCGTGCACGCCGCGTGAGCGGCAGACCCTGATAGCCGCCGGATCGGGGGCGGGGCTTTCCGCCGCGTTCAATGCGCCGCTCGCGGGACTGGTGTTCGTCCTCGAGGAAGTCCAGAAGGACTTCGCACCGGCGGTGTTCACCGTGACGTTGATCGCGTCGGTCACCGCGGACGTCACCGCGCGATCGCTATACGGACACCTGCCGGTCTTCCACGTCGGCACCTACCCGATTCCGTCTCTCGCCTCGCTGCCGTTCTTCTTCTTGCTTGGAGCGCTGGCAGGGCTCGTCGGCATCGCGTTCAACCGCGCGCTCGTCGCGAGCATCGAGATCTTTGCCAAGATCAAGCCGTGGCCTTTCTGGGTGACGGGGAGTCTGGTCGGGATCGTCCTCGCACTCGTCGGCTGGTTCTTCCCGGGAACGCTCGCCGGTGGACACGGTCTGGTCGAAGCGACGCTCGGTGGAGCGCTGCCACTCGAAATGCTCGTCGGCTTCTTCCTCCTGCGTTTCGCGCTGACGATGGTCAGCTATGGGACGGGCGCGCCGGGCGGGATCTTCGCACCGATGCTCGTTCTCGGCGCCGCGCTCGGGATGATCACCGGGGATCTGGCGAGCGCCGGGTTTCCCGAGGCAGTCTCGCACTCCAAGACCTTCGCGGTCGTCGGGATGGCGGCCGTGTTCGCCGCGGTCGTTCGGGCCCCGCTTACCGCGATCGTGCTGATGGTGGAGATGACGGGCGACTACTCGCTGGTCCTGCCGCTGCTCGTCGCGGTTTTGACCGCGGGTGGCCTCGCCGACTATCTGAACGACAAGCCTATCTACGAAGTCTTGTTGCGACGCGATCTCGAGCGCTGGCAGGAGAAGCCGCAGCTCGCTGAAACGCTCTTGCTGGAGCTCAACATCTCATCGGGGGCGCCGTTCGAGGGTAAGAAGGTGCGGGAATTAGGGCTCCCGCCGGGCTGCATCCTGATCACGGTCACGCGGGGTGTCACGGCCGAGGTGCCGACGGCCGAGTTCACGCTCGAGGCCGGCGACCGGATCACGGTAGTCGTGGCGCCGCAGGCGGCCGAGGCGGTTCCGCTCCTTCACCTCGGCGTCGCGGGCGACGGAAGCTGA
- a CDS encoding ABC transporter ATP-binding protein, protein MSESVVTLRGVAKRFGERLAVDGVDLDVPRGSCFGLLGPNGAGKTTTLRMVYGVTRPTAGEIRVFDVDVSRDPRAVRSRLGVTLQENSLLEALSPEENLRIFGRYHLLAEPELGRRVEELMDFLELRSHAGVPVRDLSGGYQRRLSIAMSLMNRPDLLILDEPTTGLDPAVRQALWARIRELQARGTTVLLTTHYMDEAERLCDRVAVFADGRVKSEGSPAELVARHLAAEALEIDCDEETEREVLGDGSGTRRIRAGNRLIVYSDDVAPLLERAHRLGGSRPVVRPTNLEDVFLALTGTSIEEADE, encoded by the coding sequence GTGTCGGAATCGGTCGTGACCCTCCGGGGCGTGGCAAAGCGCTTCGGCGAGCGGCTCGCGGTCGACGGCGTCGATCTCGACGTCCCGCGGGGGTCGTGCTTCGGCCTTCTCGGCCCGAACGGGGCGGGGAAGACGACCACGCTTCGGATGGTGTACGGCGTCACGCGCCCGACGGCGGGTGAGATTCGGGTGTTCGACGTCGACGTCTCGCGCGACCCGCGGGCGGTACGCTCCCGCCTCGGCGTGACGCTCCAGGAGAACTCCTTGCTCGAGGCGCTGTCCCCCGAGGAAAACCTTCGCATCTTCGGCCGCTATCATCTCCTCGCCGAGCCGGAGTTGGGGCGACGGGTCGAGGAACTCATGGATTTCCTAGAGCTCCGTTCGCACGCGGGCGTGCCCGTGCGGGATCTCTCGGGCGGGTACCAGCGTCGATTGTCGATCGCGATGTCGCTGATGAATCGGCCGGATCTATTGATTCTAGATGAGCCCACCACCGGGCTCGACCCGGCCGTTCGTCAGGCGTTGTGGGCCCGCATCCGCGAGTTGCAGGCGCGCGGTACGACCGTCCTCCTCACAACGCACTACATGGATGAGGCCGAGCGTCTCTGTGACCGCGTCGCGGTGTTCGCCGACGGGCGCGTGAAGAGCGAAGGATCGCCGGCGGAACTGGTCGCGCGCCACCTCGCTGCCGAGGCGCTCGAGATCGATTGCGACGAGGAGACCGAGCGAGAGGTTCTGGGGGACGGCTCAGGCACGCGCCGCATACGGGCCGGCAACCGGCTGATCGTCTACTCGGACGACGTTGCGCCGCTGCTCGAGCGCGCCCACAGACTCGGCGGATCGAGGCCGGTCGTGCGGCCCACGAATCTAGAGGATGTGTTCCTTGCACTCACGGGGACGAGCATCGAGGAGGCGGACGAGTGA
- a CDS encoding ABC transporter permease — MILSGPHALSVWRRNASMYARTWKLNLLPNFFEPVFYLMAIGIGVGAYIDQMGGLSYVEFLAPGLICVAAMNGASFEVTYNIYVRMSFEKTYDAMLTTPLQPEDILAGEVLWAVTRASIYGGIFFLVVALYGLAPMPGALLALPVVPLTGLLFAMIGITFTLRVPTIDFFSFYFTLFLTPLFLFSDVFFPIEERLSGAWLILAEVLPLLHPVRLARGCFSGDLGLIALWDLAYIVGLSVLLFGGARRGMVGRLTS; from the coding sequence GTGATTCTCTCAGGACCGCACGCCCTGTCCGTCTGGCGACGGAACGCGTCGATGTACGCGCGCACCTGGAAGCTCAACCTGCTCCCGAACTTCTTCGAGCCGGTTTTCTACTTGATGGCGATCGGTATCGGGGTGGGTGCCTACATCGATCAGATGGGGGGCCTCTCGTACGTCGAGTTTCTCGCGCCGGGCCTGATCTGCGTGGCCGCGATGAACGGGGCGAGCTTTGAAGTGACGTACAACATCTACGTCCGGATGAGCTTCGAGAAAACGTACGACGCGATGTTGACGACGCCCCTGCAGCCGGAGGACATCCTTGCCGGCGAGGTCCTCTGGGCCGTGACCCGAGCATCGATCTATGGTGGGATTTTCTTCCTGGTCGTGGCGCTCTACGGCCTGGCGCCGATGCCGGGAGCTCTTCTCGCGTTGCCCGTCGTTCCGCTCACCGGGCTCTTGTTCGCGATGATAGGCATCACCTTCACGCTGCGCGTCCCGACGATCGACTTCTTCAGCTTCTACTTCACGCTCTTTCTGACGCCGTTGTTTCTCTTCTCGGACGTCTTCTTTCCGATTGAGGAACGCCTGAGCGGCGCGTGGCTGATCCTCGCCGAAGTCCTGCCGCTGCTTCATCCGGTCCGGCTCGCCCGTGGCTGCTTTTCGGGCGATCTGGGCCTGATCGCCCTGTGGGACCTGGCCTACATCGTCGGCCTGTCCGTTCTGCTGTTCGGGGGGGCCCGCCGGGGAATGGTGGGTCGGCTCACGAGCTGA
- the xrtH gene encoding exosortase H — MRESTSARRDVLRFAATFLGLVIAFRWIVSTGPIERVLHDPLCTLIARLSGAILSPFGTATVQGNRLAFDGFWVIVVEACNGVLPTTIYLAAVLAFPTTWVARLWGVAIGVPTIFLLNLVRVVSLLILGAYWPAAFEQVHIYVWQTLIIALSMGVWIFWAEYFVRPTARVGAGA; from the coding sequence GTGAGAGAGTCGACGAGTGCCCGCCGGGACGTGTTGCGCTTCGCCGCGACGTTTCTCGGGCTCGTGATCGCGTTCCGCTGGATCGTGTCCACCGGGCCGATCGAGCGCGTGTTGCACGACCCGCTCTGCACCCTCATCGCGCGCTTGTCCGGGGCAATCTTGTCCCCGTTCGGGACCGCGACCGTGCAGGGCAATCGCCTGGCCTTCGACGGCTTCTGGGTCATCGTCGTGGAGGCGTGCAACGGCGTCCTGCCGACGACGATTTATCTCGCGGCCGTGCTTGCGTTCCCGACCACCTGGGTCGCGCGGCTCTGGGGAGTCGCGATCGGCGTTCCGACAATCTTTCTTCTGAATCTGGTTCGCGTGGTGAGCCTCCTGATTCTCGGCGCGTACTGGCCCGCGGCGTTCGAGCAGGTCCACATCTATGTCTGGCAGACTCTCATCATCGCGCTCTCGATGGGGGTTTGGATTTTCTGGGCGGAGTACTTCGTCCGACCGACGGCTCGGGTTGGCGCGGGCGCTTAG